One window of Doryrhamphus excisus isolate RoL2022-K1 chromosome 13, RoL_Dexc_1.0, whole genome shotgun sequence genomic DNA carries:
- the rd3l gene encoding protein RD3-like, giving the protein MPLFSWPKVFHEKSSQSEAQSCRTDQDRPSHVLLQELLWHLQERERTARMLEQEHRLADVAADHHCFHRCPRLRSVIPTSELRQLELLCASIPAVHAAAVLSRFREVLASNNVMPWELVSVFKLVLKDFFSQRKCDEDGKLLWFWTGRAKLKQGADRSSSYGDTQREEIPTVSGYVDRAMRTSHLAAKRDWELPYYYPVPVSSTEACCTSLRGNSFQ; this is encoded by the exons ATGCCACTCTTCAGCTGGCCCAAAGTGTTCCATGAGAAATCTTCTCAGAGTGAAGCCCAATCTTGTAGAACCGACCAAGACCGACCGAGCCACGTGTTGCTCCAAGAGCTCTTATGGCACCTGCAGGAACGTGAACGCACAGCACGGATGCTTGAGCAGGAACACAGGCTTGCCGACGTTGCCGCGGATCACCACTGTTTTCACAGGTGCCCCAGGTTGAGGAGCGTCATTCCCACATCGGAGCTACGCCAACTGGAGCTGCTGTGTGCCAGCATCCCCGCCGTGCATGCTGCTGCAGTGCTCTCCAG ATTTCGTGAAGTGCTTGCAAGCAACAACGTGATGCCCTGGGAGTTGGTGTCAGTCTTCAAACTGGTCCTTAAAGACTTCTTCAGCCAAAGGAAATGCGATGAAGACGGTAAACTTTTGTGGTTTTGGACCGGCCGCGCCAAACTGAAGCAGGGTGCCGACCGATCAAGCAGCTATGGTGACACGCAAAGGGAGGAGATCCCAACGGTCTCTGGATATGTAGACAGGGCCATGCGGACAAGTCACTTGGCAGCGAAAAGAGACTGGGAGCTTCCATATTACTATCCAGTCCCTGTGAGCTCAACTGAGGCCTGTTGCACATCACTCAGAGGAAACTCTTTTCAATGA